GCTCCTCCATCAGCCAGGCCATGTAGCCCGGGTGGCGGGTGAGCAGGCTGCCCATGTGGTTGTTCACGCCGCTCACATGGGGCAGGGCGGCGAGATTGCCCCGCAGCACCCGCAGGAACTCGCTCCGTTCCATGTCCATGGTGACGCCGCCCGGGCCCAGCCGGTTGCCGCGGGTAGCCTGCATCGGCTGGTGCAGCATCACTTCCTTGCCCAAGCGGTGCGCCTGACGGGCCAGCCTTGCGGCATGGGGGGTGTGGGGGAGAAAGGCACAGGCCACGGGGCCGGGCAGGGCGACGCTGCGCGCACCCTCCACGGGGCGATCCCCCACGTCGTCGATGATGAGGCTGATCACCGGCCGCGCGGCGGCGGGCAGGGCGGTGAGCAATATCAGCCACAAAGAAAACGCGCCCCGCAGGGCGCGTCTCGGTTTCTTCTCGTTGGCGCCTGGCGCCATGGGCAGTCCTTCTTGTTAGCGTCGCGCCGCCATGATGTTCAGCCCCTTGAGCAGGTTCACGGCTTCGGTCAGAGCATAGTCCAGATCCTTCTGCGCCGCACCCGCCTGGCGCTCGGCGCTCTCGTGGGCCTTGCCGGCGTCGGGGTTGCTCAGATGCCCGCGCAGGTCCGCCTCCCGCAGGCGGTTGACCGCCGGCACCTCGGCGCGGCTCAGCTTGTAGTCGCTGAGCTTGATGTCCGGGGTGATGCCCTCGGCCTGGATGGAGCGGCCCTTGGGCGTGTAGTACCGCGCGGTGGTCATCTTCATGGCGGTGCCGCCGGCCAGGGGCAGGATGGTCTGCACCGAGCCCTTGCCGAAGGTCTGCGCCCCCATGATCACGGCCCGACCGTGATCCTGCAGGGCACCGGCGACGATCTCGGAGGCCGACGCGGAGCCCGCGTTCACCAGCACCACCATGGGCGCGCCGTCCAGCAGATCACCGCGGGTGGCCTTGTAGTTCTCGCCGTCCTCGCGCCCACGGGTGGCGACGATATCGCCGTCCTCCAGGAAGGTGTCGGCCACCTGCACGGAGGCGCGCAGCACGCCGCCGGGGTTGTTGCGCAGGTCCAGCACCAGACCCTTCAGGCTGCCGCCGGCCTCCTTGCGCAGCGCCTTCACCGCGTTCCGGGTCTGCTCGCCGGTGCGACTCTGGAAGTTGCTGATGCGCACATAGCCGTAGTCGTCTTCGAGCAGGCGGGATTTGACGCTCTCCACCTTGATCACCGCGCGGGTGAGCTCGAAGCTCAGCGGGCCCTCTTCGCCGTCGCGGATCACGGTCAGGCGAATGCTGCTGCCCGGCTCACCGCGCATCAGCGCCACCGCGTCACTGAGCGTCATGCCCTTGACCGGCTCGTTGCCCAGCCGCGTGATCAGGTCCCCGGGGCGCAGGCCGGCGCGGCTCGCCGGCGTGTCGTCGATGGGGCTGACCACCCGGACGAAGCCGTTCTCCATGCTGACTTCGATACCCAGGCCGCCGAACTCGCCGCGGGTGCTCACGCGCATGTCCTGGTACTGCTCCTCGTCCATATAGGCCGAGTGCGGGTCCAGGCCCTGGAGCATGCCGCGCACCGCGTGCTCCAGCAGGGTCTTGTCGTCCACGCCTTCCACGTAATCACGCTTGATGCGGGAGTAGACCTCGGTGAAAGCGCGCAGCTCGTCCAGGGGGATCTCGGCGCGGGCCTGTTGCATATCCGCCCAGCTCGGCGCGGACAGCGTCCCCAGCGCCAGCACGGCGCCGCTTGCGAGGCTGATGAGCGTCTTCCGGATCGTCATAGTCGTTCAACTCCCGGTCATCGTACGCCGCGCTTCCCGCGCGCCACCGACGGCCTCCTTGGTATAGGCGATGCGCGGCGACTCCCTGGCCGCGCCTTCATCCGCGTTGGTCCTTCGCTCGCAGCCAGCGCTGCGGATCCACCGGCTTGCCGGCGGCACGAATCTCGAAATACAGCCCGGGCTTGTCGCGCCCACCGCTGCTGCCCACCCGGGCCAGCAACTCGCCGGCCTCCACCCAGTCACCCGCCTCTTTGTAGAGTGATTGGTTATGGCCGTAGAGGCTCATATAGCCCTCGCCGTGGTCAACGATCAACAGCAGGCCAAAACCTCGCAGCCAATCGCTGTAAACCACCCGGCCGTGGGAGACGGCGCGTACCTCCGCGCCGGACTCCGCGCCGATCAGCACACCGCTCCAGCGCATGTCGCCCAGGCCGCGAGCCTGCCCGTAGCGGGCGGTGAGCCGACCCTTCGCAGGCCAGGGCAGTGTGCCCCGTGTCTGGGGGAACGGTTTGCGATCCAGTGCGCTTTCCGGGATATCCGCCAGAGCCCGATTCAACTCTTGGAGCAGTTTTGTGAGCTCCTGCTCGTCGACCTTCAGTGCCGCCAACTCGCCGCCACGACTTTCCAGCTCCCGGCCGATGCGCGCCAGCAACGCCTGGCGCTCGGTGCGGGCAGCCTGCAAGCGCTCGTGCTCGGCGCGTCGCGCCCGCGCCAGGCCGTCCAACTCGGCCAGCGCCTGATCCAGCTCCTCCCGGGTGCGGGCCAGGGCCTGCAGCGCCTCGGTGACTTCCGCAATGCGCGCCGCCCGCGCCCGGTTGAAGTAATCGTAGTAAACCAGCAGGCGCTGAAACTGTGACGGATCCTGCTGATTGAGCAATAATTTCAGGTATTCCTGGCGTCCGCCAGCGTAGGCCTCGCGCAGAGCCCGGGCCAGATAGGCCCGTTGCTCGCTCAGCAGCTCGCTTTGGCGGCCCTGTTCGGCCCGCAGCCGGCTCACCCGGGCGTCGACCTGCTGCCGGCGCCCGGCGATCTCCCGCAGAGCCGCGGCGGCGCGCCCCAGGCGGCGCTCCAGGCGGCCCAATTCCGTTTGGGCGGCATCCCGGCGCTGCTGGGCTCGGCGCATGTCTTCCCGCACCTGGGTGATGCGCTCGCGCAGTTCCCGCAGCTCGGCTTCCCGCTCGCGGTATTCCTGAGCCGGGGCGCCGAAGGCGGCCAGCGCCAGCAGCAGCGGAGCCAGACGTAAGAATCCCATGGGCTGGTGTTCGGTTTCCTTGGCTTGGGTTGCTGCTATCATGACCGGCTTTCGGGGCCGGCACGCTCTATATCAGAGGCAGCGAAACAGTATGGATCAGCTCGTTCAATTTATCAGTGATCAGTGGTTGCTGGTCACCGCCTTCGTCATGGTGCTGGTGGCGGTCATCGCCTACGAGATCCGCCAAGGCGCGGGCGGCGGCAAGCGGCTGGATGCCTCCGCCGCCACGCAGCTCTATAACCGCGATCAGGCTCAATTCGTGGACCTGCGGGGCGACCAGGAGTTCCGTGCCGGCCACCTGCCCGGCGCCCTGCATCTGCCCGCCAACGCCACCGACGAGCGACTCAAGCGGGTGAAGAAGGCGCGCGCCGTGATCGTCTATGACGAGAACGGCCTGCAGCTCAACAAGGGCCTGCAACGGCTGAAGAGCGCCGGTATCGAGAACGTCTACGGCCTGCGCGGGGGCATTGCCGCCTGGCGCACCGCCGGCTATCCCATCGAAAAGAAGTAAAGGAGCACAGACCCCATGGCCGAGAACCAACCCCAAGCGGGCGGGCAGGAACAGCAGGCGCCCCAGCAGAACTTCAACATCGTCAAGCTCTATCTCAAGGACTGCTCCTTCGAGGCGCCCAATACGCCCGACATCTTCCAGCAGGACTGGCAGCCCCAGGTGAACGTGGATCTGAACACCTCCGCCAGGTCGGTGGCCGAGAAAACCTACGAGGTCGTGGTCTCGGTGACGGTTACCGCGAAGATGGGCGAGAAGACCGCCTTCCTGGTGGAAGTGCAGCAGGCGGGCATCTTCCAGCTCGAGGGTTTCGACCAGCAGACCCTGCACGGCCTGCTGGGCGCCTACACGCCGGGCATCCTCTTCCCCTACGCCCGTGAGGCGGTCTCCGATCTGGTGGGCAAGGGCGGCTTCCCGCAGTTGCAGCTCAACCCGGTGAACTTCGACGCCCTCTACGCCAAGCGCATGGCCGAGAAGCAGGCGGCCGAGGGCGCCGGCGAGGGCAGCACCCACTGATGGGCGAGCTGGCGGTACTGGGAGCGGGCTCCTGGGGCACGGCGCTGGCCCTGGTGCTGGCCCGCAACGGCATTCGGGTGCGGCTCTGGGCCCACCGTCCGGCGCAGGCCGCGGCGCTGGCCCGCGACGGCGAAAACCGCCGCTACCTGCCCGGAACCGCCTTCCCCGACACCCTCGGTGTCACCGACGACCTGGCCGCGGCGGTGGCGGGGCTGCGGGATATCCTGCTGGTGGTGCCCAGCCACGCCTTTCGCGCCACCCTGCGCGCCCTGCGCCCGCATTTGAGCGCGGATTGCCGCATCGCCTGGGCCACCAAGGGCCTGGATGCGGAATCCGGCGGGCTGCTGCACCAGGTGGTGGCGCAGGAGCTCAGCCCGGTGCCGCCCATGGCGGTGCTCTCGGGCCCGAGCTTCGCCCGGGAGGTGGCCGCCGGGCTGCCCACCGCGGTGACCATCGCCGCCGATCAGCCGGACTTCGCGCGGGACTTGGCCCGCGCCTTCCACAGCGAGGATTTCCGCCCCTACACCAGCACCGATCTGGCCGGGGTGGAGTTGGGCGGGGCGGTGAAGAACGTACTCGCCATCGCCACCGGGGTCTCCGACGGCCTGGGCTTCGGCGCCAACAGCCGGGCGGCGCTGATCACCCGGGGTCTGGCGGAGGTGAGTCGGCTGGCGGCGCATTTCCAGGCCGAGACCCACACCCTCATGGGGCTTTCCGGCATGGGCGATCTGATCCTCACCTGCACCGATGACCAGTCCCGCAACCGTCGCTTCGGCCTGGCGCTGGGGCGGGGCGAGAGCATCGAAGAGGCGCTGGAGGCCATCGGCCAGACGGTGGAGGGGCTGCGCACCGCGGATGAAGTGCGGCAGTTGGCCGCCCACACCGGGGTGGAGATGCCCATCTGCCACGCCACCTGGCGATTGTTGCGCGGTGAATTGGGCCCGCGGGAAGCGGTGCACGCCCTGATGGAGCGGAAGATCAAGCCGGAGTTCTAAGACCGCGGCCATGAGCCGCGCTTACACTTGGGCGCCCTCGAAGCCGTTCTGGCGCCAGGCCTCATAGACCACGGCGGTCACGGCATTGGCCAGGTTCAGGCTGCGGCTCTCCGGGCGCATGGGCAGGCGCAGGATCCGAGCGGGCTCCAGGGTATCCAGGATAGCCGAGGGCAAGCCACGGGTTTCCGGGCCGAACAACAGGGCATCGCCTGGCCGAAAATCCGCCTGGTAGACACTGCCCGCCCCCCGCGTGGACAGCGCCCAGAGCCGCCGGGGCGTCGCCGCGGCAACGAAGCCATCCAGATCCGCATGTTCCCGCACCTCGGCCCACTCGTGATAATCCAGCCCCGCGCGGCGCAGCAGGCGGTCATCCATGTGAAAGCCCAGCGGGCGAATCAGGTGCAGTCGGCAACCGCTGTTGGCGCACAAGCGGATGATATTGCCCGTATTCGGCGGGATCTCCGGCTCCAGCAACACGACATGGAACATCAGACGCTCAGCCTCAATTCCTTGATCTTGCGGGTAAGGGTGTTGCGGCCCCAGCCGAGCAGGCGGGCGGCCTCCTGACGCCGCCCGCCGGTGCGGCGCAGGGCGGTCTCGATCAGGATCCGCTCCAGCCGGGGCACGGCCTCGCTGAGCACCCCTTCGCCGCCGCCGGCCAGCGAGCGTTCGGCCCAGCTGGCGAGCGCCCGCTCCCAGTGCTCGCCATCCCCCACCGCCTGCGCCTCGTCATCACGCAGCTCCGAAGGCAGGTCCTCCGGGTGAATCTCCTGACCGCTCGCCATCACCGTGAGCCAGCGGCAGCTGTTCTCCAGCTGCCGCACATTGCCCGGCCAGGCGTAGGCGCTGAGGTGGCCTTCGGTCTCCGGCCGCAGGCTCTTGGGCTCGACACCCAGTTCCCCGGCGGCCCGGGCGAGGAAGAAACGTGCCAGCTGCGGGATGTCCTCGCGCCGCTCGCGCAGGGCGGGCAGCTGAATGCGGATCACGTTCAGGCGGTGGAACAGGTCCTCGCGAAAGCCCCCTTCCGCCACCCGCCGCTCCAGATTCTGATGGGTGGCGGCGACGATGCGCACATCCACCTTCAGGGAGGTGAGCCCGCCGACTCGGTAAAACTCCCCATCGGCCAGCACCCGAAGCAGGCGTGTCTGTAGCTCGGCGGGCATATCGCCGATTTCATCCAGAAAAAGGGTGCCGCCATCGGCCTGCTCGAAGCGACCCTGTCGAGTGGCGGTGGCACCGGTGAAGGCACCCTTTTCGTGGCCGAACAGCTCGGATTCCATCAGGTCTCGCGGAATCGCCGCCATGTTCAACGCGATGAAGGGCCGGTCCCGGCGCGGGCTGTGCCGATGCAGGGCGCGAGCCACCAATTCCTTGCCGGTGCCCGATTCGCCGTTGATCAACACATTGATGTGAGAGGAGGCGAGCCGCCCTATGGCGCGGAACACCTGCTGCATGGCCGGTGCCTCGCCGATGATCTCGGGCAGCGGCTCGGGCTCGGCGGGGGCTGTGCTGCTTCCCTTGCGGGTCTGCAGGGCGCGGCGCACCAGTTCCACGGCCTCGTCCAGGTCGAAGGGCTTGGGCAGGTAGTCGAAGGCGCCGCCCTGGTAGGCGGAGACCGCCGACTCCAGGTCCGAATGGGCGGTCATGATGATCACCGGCAGGCGCGGCCAGCGCTCGGCCACCTCGCTCAACAGGCCCATGCCGCTCAGCCCCGGCATGCGCACATCGCTGAGCAGCACGGCGGGCTGCTCCCGGGCGAGGGCGGTGAGCACCGTATCGGCCCGCTCGAAGCTGCGCACCGCAAAGCCCGCCTGCGCCAGGGCGCGCTCCAGCACCCAGCGGATGGAGCTATCGTCGTCGACGATCCAGACACCGGCCTCGATCATGGGTAATCCTCCAGCGGCAGCCACAGGGTGAAAACGGTGTGACCGGGCTCACTGGCACACTCGATCAGGCCCCCGTGCTGATTCACCAGGGTCTGGGAGATGGACAGCCCCAGCCCGGAACCCTGGGCACGGGTGGTGACCATGGGGTAGAAGATCTGATCCTGCAGCGGGGCGGGAATGCCCGGGCCGCTATCGATGATGTCGATGCGCGCCACCAGCTTGTGGGTGGTCTGATCGATGGTGAACTGGCGCTGGGTGCGGGTGCGCAGAACGATGCGCCCCTGCTCGCCCACCGCCTCCAGGCCGTTGCGCACCACGTTGAGCACCGCCTGGATGAGCTGGTCCGCCGCACCCCGGAAAGGCGGGATGCTGGGGTCGTAATCGCGCACGATCGCCACCTCGGGCGGCGCTTCGGCCCGCACCAGCTGGCGCACCCGTTCCAGCACCTCGTGGATGTTCACCATGCCCTGCTGGGGCGGCTGATGCGGGCCCAGCAGCCCATCCACCAGGGTCTGCAGACGATCCGCCTCGTGGATGATGACCTGGGTGTACTCCCGCAACCCGGCCTCGGGCAGCTCGCGCTCCAGCAACTGCGCCGCGCCCCGCAGGCCGCCCAAGGGGTTCTTGATCTCATGGGCCAGGCCCCGGATCAGCTCTCGGGTGGCCTTGTTCTGGGCAATGAGCTGATACTCGCGGCTGATGCGCAGATGCCGATCCAGCTGGCTGAGTTCCAGCAGGGCGTGCCCGCCGGCCAAGGGCGTGATGGTGCAGTCCACCGTCATGAGCTGGCCGTTGATCAGCAGGCGGCGCTCGCGCTCGGTGTAAGCCGCGCCGGTTTCCAATGCCTGGCGCAGCGCCTCGCCCAGGCCATCGGCGCCGGGGGCGAGCTGCTCCAGAGACTGGCCGGCGGCCTGGCGCGCGCTGGTGGCGAAGAGGATCTCGGCGGCGGGATTCATGTACCCCAGCCGGCCTTGCTCATCGAGCAGCGCCACGGCGGTGCTCAGATGCTCCTGGATATTGGGTGTGGCGCGTCGTTCGGCATTCATGGGGAATCTCGATGCAATAAGCGCACCAGCGGCGCATGGCGGCGGAGAACGCGCCACGGCGGGCGTTGGGCGGCGCGCTCAGGTGCCCAGTATAGAGAAGAGCGGTGGCGAGGCGCACCAATTTGGTGCATAAACGCGTTGCAGGCGCGGCGGGTGTCCGCGATAACACGATGGGCAGTCGGCTTCGGAGCCGCTAGCGCTCGGTGGAAAAGCGGCGAAATCGCGGCCATGAGCCGCCTCTACCGGCTACCGGGGCGTCGGCGGCTCGGCGATCATTGCAGGGGGGATCGCCCGCCCATGGGCGCGGGCGGCCGCGGTGCGCCGCCCCCGGGGGCAGGCGCGCCGGGCAGGGGGTTCGGGGCCTGGTTGTCGGCCCCGTCTCGATCTTCACCGGCCACGCTGGGCTTGTGGTAGTGGAAGCTCACGGTAGCGCTGCGGGCAAGGGTCTGCCCCTGCCCGTCCAGCACCACGGCGGCCAGGCTGTGGCTGCCCCGCTCCACGCCGGTGAGCTGGGCGGAGGGCGTGGCCACCGGCTGGCCGAAGGCGGCGCCATCGAGCAGGAACTGCACCCGGTGGCCGGGGCGCAAGCCCGGCTCCAGGGCGAGCTGCACCGGAATGGTGTTGGTGGTGTTGCGGAAGGTTTCGTCCGCGGCGGGCCGAGTGATGGCCACCCGGGCGTAGGGGGCTACGTCGGACTGCGCGGCGTCCCTGGGAGCGGCACGGCGGCCGGACGGCGCGGCCGACGGGCGCTGGCCCTCGAACTCGTTGGGCGGGCGCCGGGTCAGATCCAGGCGCTGGGCGCCCTCCACCGGCCGATCGCTGTAGTGGATGCGGCCCTGGGCATCGCGCCATTTGTAGACCTCGGCCTGGGCGAGCAGGGGCAGCAGCAGGATGAGCAAGAAGATACGCATACCGCAAAGATAGGGCATGGCGCGGGGTGCGGCAATGCGGCACGAAAAACCCCCGCCGGGGCGGGGGTGGGTGACGGTGCCGGGCCCGGAAGACACTGCGCGTTTCCCTTGGGCCGCGCTGGCGGGCGAAGGGAATCGATCCGTGTCTTCCGGGTGCCTCAGCAGCTGTAGTACATATCGAATTCCACCGGGTGCGTGGTCATGCGCAGGCGCTGGACTTCGTCCATCTTCAGCGCAATGTAGGCGTCGATGGCGTCATCGGTGAACACGCCGCCGGCGGTGAGGAACTCGCGGTCCGCGTCCAGCGCCTGCAGCGCCTCTTCCAGGGAGAAGGCCACCTTGGGAATGTCCTTCTCCTCTTCCGGCGGCAGGTCGTAGAGATCCTTGTCCATGGCATCGCCCGGGTGGATCTTGTTCTGGATGCCGTCCAGCCCCGCCATCAGCAAGGCGGCGAAGGCCAGATACGGGTTGGCGGTGGAGTCCGGGAAACGCACCTCGACACGCCGCGCCTTGGGGTTGGTGACGTAGGGGATGCGGATGGACGCGGAGCGGTTGCGGGCGGAGTAGGCCAGCAGCACCGGCGCCTCGAAGCCCGGCACCAGACGCTTGTAGCTGTTGGTGGAGGCGTTGCAGAAGGCGTTGATGGCCTTGGCGTGCTTGATCACACCACCGATGTAGTACAGCGCCATTTCGGACAGGCCCCCGTACTCATTGCCGGCGAACAGCGCCTTGCCGTCCTGGCCGATGGACATGTGCACGTGCATGCCGCTGCCGTTGTCACCCACCAGGGGCTTGGGCATGAAGGTGACGGTCTTGCCGTAGGCGTGGGCCACGTTGTGCACGGCGTACTTGAGGTTCTGCACCTCGTCGGCCTTCAGCACCAGGGTGTTGGCGCCCACGCCGATCTCGCACTGCCCGGCGGTGGCCACTTCATGGTGATGCACTTCCACGGTCTGGCCCATGGCTTCCAGCGCTTCGCACATGGCGCCGCGCAGATCATGCAGGGAGTCCACCGGGGGCACGGGGAAATAGCCACCCTTCACGCCCGGACGATGGCCCATGTTGCCGTCGGCGTAGACCCGCTCGGAGTTCCAGCCGGCTTCTTCGGAGTCGATCTTGCAGAAGCTGCCGCTCATGTCGGAGCCCCAGCGCACATCGTCGAACACGAAGAACTCGTTCTCCGGACCGAACAGGGCGCGATCGCCCACGCCGGTGGACTGCAGGTAGGCCTCGGCGCGACGCGCGATGGAGCGCGGATCACGCTCGTAGCCCTGCATGGTGGTCGGCTCGATGATGTCGCAGATGATGTTCAGCGTGGGCTCGTCGAAAAAGGGGTCGAGCACCGCGGTGGCCGCGTCGGGCAGCAGGATCATGTCGGACTCGTTGATGCCCTTCCAGCCGGAGATGGAGGAGCCGTCGAACATCTTGCCCGACTCGAAGAACTCCTCGTCCACCTCGCTGGCGGGAATGGTCACGTGCTGCATCTTGCCCTTGGTATCGGTGAACCGCATGTCCACGTACCGGATGCCTTCGTCCTGGATCTGTTTGATGACGTCTGCTGCTGTGCGAGACATTGCTCGACCTCCACTGGGGATAAAGCGATAAATTTCACGGGCTGAAGAAGCAGAAACCGTGCCAAGGCAGGCGCATCAGAAAAAACGGGCCTTTATGGTGCATGGGGCAGGCGCGCCGGGCAGACAATGCACCACGAAGAGGCAAGGGCGGCCAAAAACGCACCATTAAGGTGCAACCGCCTAGTCATCCAACTCCAGTCGTACCCGCCGAATGTCCCCCTGGCCCGGTTCGATCAGCAGCCGACAGTGGTGGCGGCCCGCCCAGTCCTCCAGCCCCGGCAGGGAATCCGGGTCGTCCAGCTCCAGCAGCAGGCTGTCCCCGGCGCAGAGCTGGCGGGCATAGGTTTCGGTGTGCAACAACGGTTCCGGTGCTCGCTGGCCGCGCAGGTCCAGATAATACTCGTGACTCATCCCGCCTCTCCGGGTCATCGGCTGTCGATCGCCCAGATATAGCCCATCCCGGGCCCAGGGGCAAAGCCGCCCCCTACATAGGGAGGCCGGGGACGGCTATACTCGCGGGCTCGGTTTTCGGCCAAAGCGCCGATGCACGCTCATAGGGGGTTTTCTTGGACACAGCCACGGGCACGGGAAGCGTGATGAGCTTCCAGCAACTCATACTGGCCCTGCAGGCGTACTGGGCCGAGCAGGGCTGCGTGATCCTGCAACCGCTGGACATGGAAGTGGGGGCGGGCACTTTCCACCCGGCCACCTTCCTGCGCGCCATCGGCCCGGAGCCCTGGAGCGCGGCCTATGTGCAGCCCTCCCGCCGCCCCACCGACGGGCGTTACGGCGAGAACCCCAACCGCGGTCAGCATTACTACCAGTTCCAGGTGGTGCTCAAGCCCTCGCCGCTGAATATCCAGGAGCTGTACCTGGATTCCCTGCGCCGGCTGGGCTTCGACCCGCTGGTGCATGACATCCGCTTCGTGGAAGACAACTGGGAATCCCCCACCCTGGGTGCCTGGGGCCTGGGCTGGGAGGTGTGGCTGAACGGCATGGAAGTCACCCAGTTCACCTATTTTCAGCAGGTCGGGGGGCTGGATTGCCAGCCGGTGATGGGCGAGATCACCTATGGCCTGGAGCGCCTGGCCATGTATCTGCAGGGCAAGGAGAGCATCTTCGACCTGATCTGGACCGAGGGCCCCGAGGGCGTGGTCACCTACGGCGATGTGTTCAAGCAGAACGAAGTGGAGATGTCGGCCTACAACTTCGAGCACGCCGACACCGAGGCCCTGTTCGGCTGGTTCGACACCTGTGAGCGCGAGAGCCAGCGCCTGATCGAAGCCGATCTGCCCCTGCCCGCCTACGAACAGGTACTGAAAGCCTCCCACACCTTCAACCTGCTGGACGCCCGCCACGCCATCTCGGTGACCGAACGCCAGGGGTACATCCTGCGGGTGCGCGCCCTCGCCCGGGCCGTGGCCCAGGCCTATCACGCCCGCCGCGAAGCGCTGGGCTTTCCGCTGTGCAAGAACAACGCTGACAAGGGGGCCGCATGAGTGTGGAAGGGCGCGATCTGCTGATCGAACTGGGCACCGAGGAACTGCCCCCCAAGGCCCTGCGCGGCCTCAGCGAGGCCCTGGCCGCGGAAATACTCAAGGGCCTGGCCGACGCCGAACTGGCCCACGCCGGCCACCACATCTACGCCGCGCCCCGGCGCCTCGCGCTGCGGGTGGAAAACCTGGCCCTGCGCCAGGCCGACAAGCAGATCGAACGACGCGGCCCGGCACTGGCCGCCGCCTACGATGCGCAAGGCCAGCCCACCAAGGCCGCCCAGGGCTTCGCCCGTTCCGTGGGCACCGAAGTCTCCGCCCTGCAGACCCTGAAGACCGACAAGGGCGCTTGGCTGGTCTACCGCGGCGAGCAGGCGGGCCGCCCCGCCGCCGAGCTCATCCCGGCGCTGCTGGAGCGCGCCCTGAACCGCTTGCCGATTCCCAAGCGCATGCGCTGGGGCGCGGGCGATGCCGCCTTCGTGCGCCCGGTGCACTGGCTGGTGCTGATGCACGGCGACGAGGTGATCGACGCCGAGCTGCTGGGCGTGCGCAGCGGCCGGGCGAGCCGCGGACATCGCTTCCATCACCCCGAGGCCATCACCCTCCGCAGCCCCGCCGACTACCCGGCGCAACTGCGTGAGGCCCATGTGCTGGTCGATTTCGCCCAGCGTCAGGCACGTATCGCCGAACTGGTGGCGCAGGGCGCGGCCAGCATCGAAGGGCGGGCCGTGGTGGACCCTGAACTGCTGGAGGAAGTCACCGCCCTGGTGGAGTGGCCGGAGCTGATCCTGGGCCGCTTCGACGAGGAGTTCCTGGACGTGCCCGCCGAGGCGCTGATCTCCAGCATGCAGGAGCATCAGAAGTACTTCCCCGTGCGCGATGGCGACGGCCGGCTGCTGCCGCGCTTCATCGCCATCGCCAATATCGCCAGCCGCGACCCGGCGCAGGTGCGCGCCGGCAACGAGCGGGTGATCCGCCCGCGCCTGGCCGACGCCGCGTTCTTCTGGAACCGGGACCGCCGCCACAGGCTCGCCGAGCAACGCAGCCGTCTGGCCGAGGTGGTGTTCCAGAAGCAGCTGGGCTCGCTGGCCGAGAAGAGCGCGCGGGTGGCGGCAGTCGCCGCCGAGCTTGCCTCGCGCCTGGGGGCCGACCCCTCCCAGGCCCGCCGCGCCGCGGAACTGGGCAAGTGCGATCTGATGACCGAGATGGTCGGGGAATTCCCCGAGTTGCAGGGCATCATGGGCCGCTACTACGCCCTGCACGACGGTGAGCCGGACGCGGTGGCCCAGGCCCTGGACGAGCAATACCAGCCGCGCTTCGCCGGCGATGAGGTGCCCGCCTCCACGCTCGGCCAGGTGCTGGCGGTGGCCGAGCGCGCCGACACCCTGATGGGCATCTTCGCCATCGGCCGCGCGCCCAGCGGCGACAAGGACCCCTTCGGCCTGCGTCGGGCCGCGCTGGGCCTGATGCGCACGCTCATCGAGCGGGAACTGGACGTGGATCTGCGTGAACTGCTCGCCGGCGCCGCCGCGCAGCAGCCCGCCGCCGTGAAGGCCGCCGAGCAGCTGGACGCCGTCTACGCCTTCTGCCTGGAGCGCCTGCGCGGCTACTACCAGGAGCAGGGCGTGGGGGTGGAAGTCTTCGATGCCGTGGCGGTGCTGGAACCGGCCCGCCCGCTGG
This DNA window, taken from Alkalilimnicola sp. S0819, encodes the following:
- the secB gene encoding protein-export chaperone SecB; its protein translation is MAENQPQAGGQEQQAPQQNFNIVKLYLKDCSFEAPNTPDIFQQDWQPQVNVDLNTSARSVAEKTYEVVVSVTVTAKMGEKTAFLVEVQQAGIFQLEGFDQQTLHGLLGAYTPGILFPYAREAVSDLVGKGGFPQLQLNPVNFDALYAKRMAEKQAAEGAGEGSTH
- a CDS encoding NAD(P)H-dependent glycerol-3-phosphate dehydrogenase translates to MGELAVLGAGSWGTALALVLARNGIRVRLWAHRPAQAAALARDGENRRYLPGTAFPDTLGVTDDLAAAVAGLRDILLVVPSHAFRATLRALRPHLSADCRIAWATKGLDAESGGLLHQVVAQELSPVPPMAVLSGPSFAREVAAGLPTAVTIAADQPDFARDLARAFHSEDFRPYTSTDLAGVELGGAVKNVLAIATGVSDGLGFGANSRAALITRGLAEVSRLAAHFQAETHTLMGLSGMGDLILTCTDDQSRNRRFGLALGRGESIEEALEAIGQTVEGLRTADEVRQLAAHTGVEMPICHATWRLLRGELGPREAVHALMERKIKPEF
- a CDS encoding rhodanese-like domain-containing protein, which produces MDQLVQFISDQWLLVTAFVMVLVAVIAYEIRQGAGGGKRLDASAATQLYNRDQAQFVDLRGDQEFRAGHLPGALHLPANATDERLKRVKKARAVIVYDENGLQLNKGLQRLKSAGIENVYGLRGGIAAWRTAGYPIEKK
- a CDS encoding S41 family peptidase is translated as MTIRKTLISLASGAVLALGTLSAPSWADMQQARAEIPLDELRAFTEVYSRIKRDYVEGVDDKTLLEHAVRGMLQGLDPHSAYMDEEQYQDMRVSTRGEFGGLGIEVSMENGFVRVVSPIDDTPASRAGLRPGDLITRLGNEPVKGMTLSDAVALMRGEPGSSIRLTVIRDGEEGPLSFELTRAVIKVESVKSRLLEDDYGYVRISNFQSRTGEQTRNAVKALRKEAGGSLKGLVLDLRNNPGGVLRASVQVADTFLEDGDIVATRGREDGENYKATRGDLLDGAPMVVLVNAGSASASEIVAGALQDHGRAVIMGAQTFGKGSVQTILPLAGGTAMKMTTARYYTPKGRSIQAEGITPDIKLSDYKLSRAEVPAVNRLREADLRGHLSNPDAGKAHESAERQAGAAQKDLDYALTEAVNLLKGLNIMAARR
- the trmL gene encoding tRNA (uridine(34)/cytosine(34)/5-carboxymethylaminomethyluridine(34)-2'-O)-methyltransferase TrmL, which translates into the protein MFHVVLLEPEIPPNTGNIIRLCANSGCRLHLIRPLGFHMDDRLLRRAGLDYHEWAEVREHADLDGFVAAATPRRLWALSTRGAGSVYQADFRPGDALLFGPETRGLPSAILDTLEPARILRLPMRPESRSLNLANAVTAVVYEAWRQNGFEGAQV
- a CDS encoding divergent polysaccharide deacetylase family protein — translated: MAPGANEKKPRRALRGAFSLWLILLTALPAAARPVISLIIDDVGDRPVEGARSVALPGPVACAFLPHTPHAARLARQAHRLGKEVMLHQPMQATRGNRLGPGGVTMDMERSEFLRVLRGNLAALPHVSGVNNHMGSLLTRHPGYMAWLMEELRYRGGLFFVDSRTSQQSVALRLAREMELPSLERDVFLDHYRDRARIRAAFEQLVARARRYGSAVGIGHPYPATLDVLEEVLPELEARYGVRLISVREMIERRRGAGVRVVGGR
- a CDS encoding murein hydrolase activator EnvC family protein, with the translated sequence MGFLRLAPLLLALAAFGAPAQEYREREAELRELRERITQVREDMRRAQQRRDAAQTELGRLERRLGRAAAALREIAGRRQQVDARVSRLRAEQGRQSELLSEQRAYLARALREAYAGGRQEYLKLLLNQQDPSQFQRLLVYYDYFNRARAARIAEVTEALQALARTREELDQALAELDGLARARRAEHERLQAARTERQALLARIGRELESRGGELAALKVDEQELTKLLQELNRALADIPESALDRKPFPQTRGTLPWPAKGRLTARYGQARGLGDMRWSGVLIGAESGAEVRAVSHGRVVYSDWLRGFGLLLIVDHGEGYMSLYGHNQSLYKEAGDWVEAGELLARVGSSGGRDKPGLYFEIRAAGKPVDPQRWLRAKDQRG